One segment of Candidatus Methylomirabilis tolerans DNA contains the following:
- a CDS encoding rhodanese-like domain-containing protein, with protein sequence MKSVLEAGALLIDLRPYEEFASSHIPGSIHVVFSRKSLPERIATAIPPGPPIVLLSGEAGVAEAATEALQKTLRNPLLGTVVGGIETWGRAGFPSATLSQVPVAALRQRLNAPHDELMLIDVREPFERTLGCIDGSCSIPLGEVWRRATALDPHRDIILICEEGIRSSAAASILLHHGFPRVANVPGGMGNWFKADYPTIRPPIPPKS encoded by the coding sequence ATGAAAAGCGTCTTAGAGGCCGGCGCACTTTTAATCGATCTGCGTCCCTATGAGGAGTTCGCGTCAAGCCATATCCCGGGGAGTATTCACGTTGTCTTTAGTCGCAAGAGTCTCCCTGAGCGCATTGCGACTGCCATCCCGCCCGGCCCCCCAATCGTGCTCCTTTCCGGGGAGGCAGGTGTTGCGGAGGCCGCGACCGAGGCGTTGCAGAAGACTCTTCGCAATCCCCTGCTGGGAACCGTCGTGGGCGGCATCGAGACATGGGGTCGCGCCGGATTCCCGTCGGCCACACTGTCACAGGTGCCTGTCGCCGCGCTCCGGCAACGACTGAACGCTCCCCACGATGAGCTGATGCTGATCGACGTAAGAGAGCCGTTCGAGCGAACGTTGGGTTGCATCGACGGCTCTTGCTCCATCCCGCTTGGAGAGGTCTGGCGGCGCGCTACTGCGCTCGACCCGCACCGTGATATCATCCTGATCTGCGAAGAAGGCATACGCAGCAGTGCGGCGGCCAGCATCCTGCTGCATCACGGCTTTCCAAGAGTCGCGAATGTGCCGGGGGGTATGGGCAACTGGTTCAAGGCCGACTACCCTACCATCCGCCCGCCAATACCGCCGAAAAGCTGA
- the thrC gene encoding threonine synthase — protein MTQVKGLKCRECGRPYPADPLHVCEFCFGPLEVDYDYDALRGRLTRKAIEAGPPSIWRYKALLPIEGEPVVGKHCGMTPLVRTNNLARALGMREVYVKNDTVSHPTFSFKDRVVAVAVTKAVEFDFQVVACASTGNLANSVAAHAAEGGLRSFVFVPADLEQGKVLGTLIYNPKLVAVDGNYDEVNRLCSEIADKYGWAFVNINIRPYYAEGSKTFGYEIAEQLGWRAPQHIVVPAAGGSLVTKILKGLKEFDRLGLLNGGCATRMHVAQAAGCGPIVTAIKANSEIIKPVKPQTIAKSLAIGNPADGYYAYKVVKESGGHGEHATDEEIVEGMKLLASTEGIFSETAGGVTVAAAKRLIEQGRIPRDESLVLCITGNGLKTQEAVASSLKVRLHIKPTLRSFDEAMASHDIDVMPKSVN, from the coding sequence ATGACGCAGGTAAAGGGATTGAAGTGCAGAGAGTGCGGCCGACCCTACCCGGCTGACCCGTTGCACGTCTGTGAGTTCTGCTTCGGACCTCTTGAGGTCGATTACGATTACGACGCGCTTCGAGGGAGACTGACCAGAAAAGCGATCGAGGCCGGACCGCCAAGCATCTGGCGATATAAGGCGCTGCTGCCGATTGAAGGGGAGCCTGTAGTCGGGAAACATTGCGGGATGACGCCCCTCGTGAGGACAAACAATCTGGCGCGCGCGTTAGGTATGCGAGAGGTCTATGTCAAGAACGATACCGTGAGTCACCCCACCTTTTCATTTAAGGATCGGGTCGTGGCGGTAGCGGTAACCAAGGCTGTAGAGTTTGACTTTCAGGTGGTGGCCTGTGCCTCCACCGGCAATCTGGCAAACTCAGTGGCGGCCCACGCCGCCGAAGGGGGGCTTCGAAGCTTCGTCTTTGTGCCGGCCGACCTGGAGCAGGGCAAGGTGCTGGGTACCCTGATCTACAATCCGAAGCTGGTGGCTGTGGACGGCAACTACGATGAGGTGAATCGCCTCTGCAGCGAGATCGCCGATAAATACGGGTGGGCATTTGTAAACATTAATATCCGGCCTTACTACGCTGAGGGCTCCAAGACCTTCGGGTACGAGATTGCAGAGCAGCTTGGCTGGCGCGCGCCCCAGCACATCGTTGTGCCGGCCGCGGGGGGTTCGCTGGTCACGAAAATCTTGAAAGGGCTCAAGGAGTTCGATCGCCTCGGTCTCCTGAATGGCGGCTGCGCCACGCGGATGCACGTGGCCCAGGCGGCAGGATGTGGTCCCATTGTGACCGCCATTAAGGCGAACAGCGAGATCATCAAGCCGGTTAAGCCCCAAACAATCGCCAAGTCGCTCGCCATCGGAAACCCGGCGGACGGCTACTATGCTTACAAGGTTGTCAAGGAGAGCGGCGGGCATGGGGAACATGCCACGGACGAGGAGATCGTGGAAGGGATGAAGCTGTTGGCAAGCACTGAAGGGATCTTTTCTGAGACGGCAGGCGGGGTCACGGTGGCGGCGGCCAAACGGCTGATCGAGCAGGGACGGATCCCCAGGGACGAAAGCCTGGTACTCTGTATCACAGGCAACGGGCTGAAGACTCAGGAGGCGGTCGCCTCGTCATTAAAGGTTCGGTTGCACATTAAGCCGACCCTCCGATCGTTTGACGAGGCGATGGCGTCTCATGACATTGACGTGATGCCAAAAAGTGTAAATTGA
- a CDS encoding OmpH family outer membrane protein: MMKTISTVVRFFSECSIAYLIAGIALTVPSAASGQEPSKIGVLDFREVALGSKAGKAAKARLDKLAEKLKKEMKTEQTKLLARRKDLEAAAPRLTSAEQQARTAALEQGEAVLQRLLEDKTEELKDAETKSIQELADRIDPILSAYITEKGFSLILEARRPGLLYFDKHLDISAEIIKRFNRTSK; this comes from the coding sequence ATGATGAAAACGATCTCAACGGTTGTACGTTTCTTCTCCGAGTGCTCCATCGCCTATCTGATTGCGGGTATTGCGCTCACCGTTCCGTCGGCAGCATCCGGTCAAGAGCCTTCAAAGATCGGCGTATTGGACTTCCGGGAGGTAGCCCTTGGATCCAAGGCCGGCAAAGCCGCCAAGGCGCGATTAGACAAACTCGCTGAGAAACTGAAGAAAGAAATGAAGACCGAGCAGACAAAGCTGCTCGCGCGCCGGAAGGATCTTGAGGCGGCCGCGCCTCGGCTCACGTCTGCAGAACAGCAGGCCCGTACCGCCGCGCTGGAGCAAGGCGAAGCAGTCTTGCAACGGCTCCTCGAAGATAAGACTGAGGAATTGAAGGATGCGGAGACGAAGAGTATCCAGGAACTTGCCGACCGGATCGATCCTATTTTATCAGCCTACATCACCGAAAAAGGGTTTTCCCTCATCCTGGAGGCGCGCCGCCCGGGTCTCTTATACTTTGACAAACATCTCGATATCAGCGCCGAGATTATCAAACGGTTCAATCGGACCTCGAAGTAA
- a CDS encoding NIL domain-containing protein — MAKRMITLIYPQALIKEPVIYRLAREFTLIPNVRRARVTEQTGEVMLELDGEEDALNKGIAYLVGLGIRVEPTPEKRC, encoded by the coding sequence ATGGCAAAACGGATGATTACCCTCATCTACCCGCAGGCACTTATCAAGGAACCGGTGATCTACCGTCTTGCGCGGGAGTTTACGCTTATCCCCAATGTCCGTCGGGCGCGAGTGACGGAGCAGACGGGCGAGGTCATGTTGGAGCTTGACGGCGAGGAGGACGCGTTAAATAAGGGGATTGCCTACCTGGTTGGTTTGGGGATCAGGGTGGAGCCGACTCCGGAAAAGAGATGTTGA
- a CDS encoding 4-hydroxy-3-methylbut-2-enyl diphosphate reductase, whose product MAVEKLILATPRGFCAGVDRAIDVVKIALDLYDEQVYVRKEIVHNRHVVDELRKKGVIFVDDLDEVPDGALVIYSAHGVSPEVRAQAAAKRLKVIDATCPLVTKVHNEASKFAREGHSIILVGHKGHDEVIGTTGEAPDAITVIGSAEQLEELNVPDPTKVAVITQTTLSLDDTTGIIEALKRKFPALAFPSKEDICYATQNRQTALKELASRVDLILALGSQNSSNSKRLIEVAKGVGVRAYLIDDVSEINPAWLEDTRIIGVTAGASAPEHLVQGVVNYFRELGVTDIEEIESIKEEVNFGLPQELLRERPSLEIEPSSYTNQATRAA is encoded by the coding sequence GTGGCCGTCGAAAAACTGATCCTCGCCACGCCGAGAGGGTTTTGCGCCGGAGTGGACCGCGCCATCGATGTGGTCAAGATCGCCCTGGATCTGTACGACGAGCAGGTGTACGTCCGGAAGGAGATCGTTCATAACCGGCACGTGGTAGACGAGCTCCGGAAAAAGGGGGTGATCTTCGTTGATGATCTGGACGAGGTTCCCGATGGCGCACTGGTTATCTATAGCGCTCACGGGGTCTCTCCGGAGGTACGTGCCCAAGCTGCGGCTAAGCGGTTAAAGGTCATCGATGCGACGTGCCCACTGGTCACCAAGGTCCACAACGAGGCGAGCAAATTCGCCAGGGAAGGCCACTCCATCATCCTTGTCGGCCATAAAGGGCACGATGAGGTGATCGGGACAACGGGCGAGGCGCCGGACGCCATCACCGTGATCGGGTCGGCGGAGCAGTTGGAGGAACTGAATGTTCCAGATCCCACCAAGGTAGCAGTTATTACGCAGACCACGCTCAGCCTGGATGACACCACAGGGATCATCGAAGCCCTTAAACGGAAGTTCCCGGCATTAGCCTTTCCGTCTAAGGAAGATATCTGCTACGCGACTCAGAATCGGCAGACCGCACTGAAAGAGTTGGCCTCGCGCGTTGATCTGATTCTGGCCCTCGGCTCACAGAACAGCTCGAATTCCAAGCGATTGATCGAGGTCGCCAAAGGGGTGGGAGTCCGGGCCTACCTGATCGATGATGTCAGTGAGATCAATCCGGCATGGCTTGAGGACACGCGGATCATTGGGGTCACAGCGGGAGCTTCGGCCCCCGAGCACCTGGTCCAGGGCGTCGTCAACTATTTCAGAGAGTTGGGCGTGACCGACATCGAGGAGATCGAATCGATCAAAGAGGAGGTGAACTTCGGCCTGCCTCAGGAACTTCTTCGAGAGCGCCCCAGCCTGGAGATCGAGCCCTCCTCGTATACAAACCAGGCGACACGCGCCGCATAG
- a CDS encoding DUF3568 domain-containing protein: protein MIIHRSRLLRRIASVLFPALAWALQGCPMILVGVGATSGVAGTTYAKAEFEQVHTAPYNTAWDAALHALRTMHITISETQKDRISARASGADLDGTSVTVTVLPITRDTTSVRVRVGTFGDRSASERIQGEIAVVLKGAS, encoded by the coding sequence ATGATCATACACCGTTCTCGATTGCTCCGGCGAATCGCATCGGTGCTTTTTCCGGCGCTGGCCTGGGCGTTGCAGGGGTGCCCCATGATCCTCGTGGGCGTAGGTGCGACCAGCGGCGTTGCCGGCACTACCTATGCTAAGGCTGAATTCGAACAGGTCCACACCGCTCCTTACAACACAGCGTGGGACGCGGCCCTTCATGCCTTACGGACGATGCATATCACCATCTCAGAAACGCAGAAGGACCGGATCAGCGCCAGGGCAAGCGGGGCCGACTTGGACGGCACGTCCGTGACGGTCACCGTCTTACCGATTACGAGAGACACGACCTCGGTGCGGGTTCGTGTCGGCACCTTCGGTGATCGCTCCGCCTCTGAACGGATCCAGGGCGAGATTGCCGTGGTTCTCAAGGGCGCATCATAA
- a CDS encoding MoaD/ThiS family protein: MSVKVRIPTPLRGLTSGQGEVEGQGNSINELIENLEQSYAGLRERIYDEGGSVRRFINIYVNEEDIRFLQGISTPLKAGDLVSIVPAIAGGSWD; the protein is encoded by the coding sequence ATGAGTGTGAAGGTGCGTATCCCTACCCCGTTGCGTGGTCTGACCAGCGGTCAAGGGGAGGTCGAGGGGCAGGGTAACTCCATTAATGAACTGATCGAAAATCTGGAGCAGTCGTACGCCGGTCTGAGAGAGCGGATCTATGATGAGGGCGGTAGTGTCCGCCGTTTCATCAATATCTATGTGAATGAGGAAGACATTCGATTTCTGCAGGGCATCTCAACGCCGCTGAAAGCGGGGGATCTGGTCTCTATCGTCCCGGCCATCGCCGGCGGGTCGTGGGACTGA
- the sat gene encoding sulfate adenylyltransferase: protein MTQESIELSENEVLSPILPHGGRLVSRVLTGEARTNAIDRARDLPAISLNARAISDVECLATGVFSPLEGFMNRADYEGVVHEMRLKSGLLWTLPITLAASKEEAVRLKQGGEAALLDSDGDLLGLLSVEEVFPYDKQTEACLVYGTEETRHPGVQYLYQRGELLIGGPISLIRPPSLPGFDDYYCVPAETRRRFKERGWQTIVGFQTRNPIHRSHEYIQKCALELMDGLLIHPLVGRTKLDDVPSEIRLRCYRALEERYFPKERVMLSVFPGAMRYAGPREAVFHALVRKNYGCTHFIVGRDPAGVGGYYHPYAARDLFLRLSRDELDITPLFFDEAFFCRRCDGMASAKTCPHDASERVTLSGTRVRELLRSGEPLPEEFTRPEVSEILAEWMQGG from the coding sequence ATGACGCAAGAATCGATTGAATTGTCGGAGAACGAGGTGCTGTCGCCGATTCTTCCCCACGGGGGACGACTTGTCTCGCGGGTTCTGACTGGGGAGGCCAGGACCAACGCAATAGACAGGGCACGAGATCTCCCCGCGATCTCTCTGAACGCCAGGGCCATCTCCGATGTGGAGTGTCTGGCCACCGGCGTATTCAGCCCACTCGAAGGGTTTATGAATCGGGCCGACTATGAGGGGGTAGTCCATGAGATGCGCCTGAAGAGCGGCCTGCTGTGGACACTGCCGATTACCCTGGCGGCGTCGAAGGAAGAGGCCGTTAGGCTCAAGCAGGGTGGTGAGGCGGCCTTGCTGGATTCGGATGGTGACCTGCTTGGCCTGCTTTCAGTGGAGGAGGTGTTTCCCTACGACAAGCAAACAGAGGCATGTCTGGTGTATGGGACCGAAGAGACGCGCCATCCTGGTGTGCAGTACCTGTATCAGCGAGGCGAGCTTCTGATAGGCGGGCCGATCAGCCTGATTCGGCCCCCGTCGTTACCGGGGTTCGACGACTATTACTGCGTGCCGGCTGAGACGCGGCGACGGTTCAAAGAGCGCGGATGGCAGACCATTGTCGGGTTTCAGACCCGCAACCCGATCCATCGGTCGCATGAGTACATCCAGAAATGTGCGTTGGAGTTGATGGACGGCCTGCTGATTCACCCGCTGGTCGGTCGGACAAAGCTCGACGATGTTCCGTCAGAGATTCGCCTTCGGTGCTATCGCGCCCTTGAGGAGCGCTACTTCCCGAAGGAGCGCGTCATGCTGAGCGTCTTCCCAGGCGCCATGCGGTATGCGGGACCGCGTGAGGCGGTGTTTCACGCGCTGGTCCGCAAGAACTACGGGTGCACCCACTTCATCGTCGGAAGGGACCCTGCTGGAGTAGGCGGTTACTATCACCCATACGCGGCCCGCGATCTTTTCTTGCGGCTGTCACGCGACGAATTGGACATTACCCCGCTCTTTTTCGATGAGGCGTTTTTCTGCCGCCGCTGCGATGGTATGGCCTCGGCCAAGACCTGCCCGCATGACGCATCCGAGCGAGTGACGCTGAGCGGTACGCGTGTTCGCGAGCTCCTTCGGAGCGGCGAACCGCTGCCGGAGGAGTTCACGCGGCCTGAGGTCTCCGAGATCCTGGCGGAGTGGATGCAGGGTGGATAA
- a CDS encoding NIL domain-containing protein, protein MAKKRVHLTFTGKLAEEPILWQLSETFDLVFSIRQADFTEGIGWIMAELEGDLQSLENGIRWLEDHGVQVAPIEQDVVS, encoded by the coding sequence ATGGCAAAGAAGCGCGTACACTTGACGTTTACCGGAAAGCTTGCCGAGGAGCCGATCCTGTGGCAGTTGAGTGAGACGTTCGACCTGGTCTTTAGTATTCGTCAGGCCGACTTCACCGAGGGGATCGGGTGGATTATGGCTGAGCTCGAGGGGGACTTGCAGTCGCTTGAGAATGGGATCAGGTGGCTGGAGGATCATGGCGTCCAGGTCGCGCCGATCGAGCAGGATGTCGTCTCTTGA